In one Lolium rigidum isolate FL_2022 chromosome 3, APGP_CSIRO_Lrig_0.1, whole genome shotgun sequence genomic region, the following are encoded:
- the LOC124702676 gene encoding uncharacterized protein LOC124702676 — protein MWSFASLGKKNPPNCTSPHADCSDDEASSCTSKEEGLECPICWESFNIVENVPYVLWCGHTMCKNCILGLQWAVTKVPTVPIQLPFFVSCPWCNLLSLRIIYRGNLTFPRKNYFLLWMVEGMNGERARSRSSSEQPTTWLSSGSRASGNAGTSNPVRRALPPQVEPSSSSVNRTNRRPPLLNTERVQASLRKSLSFLVHLTAKFPLVFIFVLIVLYAIPASAAVLLLYIVITVLFALPSFLILYFAYPSLDWLVREIFA, from the coding sequence ATGTGGAGTTTTGCGTCTCTGGGAAAGAAGAACCCTCCAAATTGCACCTCTCCACACGCTGATTGCTCAGATGATGAGGCATCTTCATGCACAAGCAAGGAAGAAGGCCTAGAATGCCCAATATGTTGGGAGTCCTTCAACATAGTGGAAAATGTGCCTTATGTACTATGGTGCGGACACACCATGTGCAAAAATTGCATTCTGGGCCTTCAGTGGGCTGTTACCAAAGTTCCCACAGTACCAATCCAGCTACCGTTCTTTGTATCCTGCCCCTGGTGTAACCTCCTATCGCTACGCATAATTTACAGAGGGAATCTCACATTTCCACGCAAGAACTACTTCCTCCTTTGGATGGTTGAGGGAATGAATGGTGAGCGGgccagatcaagatcttctagcgAGCAACCTACTACTTGGCTCTCAAGTGGCAGCAGGGCAAGTGGAAATGCAGGTACTTCCAACCCCGTTAGACGCGCGCTCCCTCCACAGGTTGAACCGTCCTCCTCCAGTGTGAACCGTACCAATCGTAGGCCCCCGCTCCTGAATACAGAGAGGGTGCAAGCTTCACTGCGCAAGTCTTTGTCATTCTTGGTTCACCTGACCGCCAAGTTCCCGCTGGTGTTCATTTTCGTCCTCATAGTGCTCTATGCTATCCCTGCCAGTGCAGCTGTGTTGCTGTTGTACATTGTTATCACGGTGTTGTTTGCGCTGCCTTCCTTCTTGATATTGTATTTTGCTTATCCTAGCCTAGACTGGCTCGTTAGAGAAATCTTTGCTTGA